Sequence from the Corallococcus sp. EGB genome:
AGGCGTCCTTCCCGATTGGCCTGACCGGCCACTACTTGCTTACGGAAGAACTCGGCGTCTTCGGTGCCCTGAACTTCGTGGACGTTGGCCAATACATCACGACCGTGCGCAAGATCCCGGATGCGGAGGATTCTAAAGAGGAAGATCCGAAGGACAAGAAGGCGGAATTCGCGCCCAGTCCCTTCACGTCACTCATGCTGGGCGGACAAATCGGTCTCCAGTACCACGGCTTCGTCCTGGCGTTCGACGCCCGCTACGCCCCCCAGCTCCAGACCGACGTCAGCAGCGGCTCCATCGGCATCCAGATCGGCTACTACATCCCACTCGTTCACCTCTTCTGAGCGGGCCGGTCCCTGGCGTCCTCACTCGGATGCCAAGTTCCGCTTTTGGAACTGGGCCTGATCCGCTTTCGGCTCCCCGGCAATTCGTATGGAGGGTGCACGCAGGTAGCGAGTAGTCCCCTGCGTCAGGGAAGTTGTCGCCTCGGCTGAGCGGCAGGGATGCCCACTCCTTGGGGCGAGAGCCGACAGGACGTAGTGCCGTACACGGATGGATTCAAGACGCAAATGGTGAAGCGGATGGTGGGCCCCGGCGCGATGGCTACTGTTTCGCAGAAGTCTCGCGGACGGCAAGGTGGCCTTCTACGTCGCCTATGCCCGGCGCAATGCCTCGCTGAGTGCATTGGGCGGATCCTGTCCACGCGGTCCCGCACCATGCCTGCATGAGCGACCCCTGCCGGCTGACGCTGGCCAATGACGTCCTGTGCGCCGCGCTTGCCCACGCCCAGGCGGACTACCCTCGCGAGTCCTGCGGCCTCGTGGTGCTGGTGGACGGCGCCCAGCGGTACCGCCCCTGCCGGAACCTCGCCGCCGGCCAGGCGCACTTCGTCCTCTCCCCGGAGGACTACGCCCGCGCGGAAGGGGAGGGCGAGGTGGTGGCGGTGGTGCACTCCCACCCCAACGCCGCGCCGGAGCCCAGCGAGGCGGACCGGGTGATGATGGAGCGCTGGGGCCTGCCCTGGCTCATCCTCAACGTGCCGGTGGGGCACTGGCGCCTCTGCTACCCCGACGGCTACCGGCCGCCGCTGGTGGGCCGCACGTTCAGCCACGGCGTCCTCGACTGCTACTCCCTCATCCAGGACTACTACCGGGAGCGCCTGGTCCTAACGCTGCCCGACTTCGAGCGCCCGGACGACTGGTGGGCGAAGGGCGGCAATCTCTACCTGGAGGGCTTCGGCCGCGCGGGCTTCGTGGATGTGACGGGGCAGCCCCCGCGCGAGCACGATGTCCTCCTCATGCAGCTGCGTGCCCCGGTGCCCAACCACGCGGGCGTGTACCTGGGCGGGGACGTCCTCCTGCACCACGTCATGGGGCGCCTGTCCGGCCGGGAGACGTACTCCGGCTTTTGGGCCCGCATCACCCAGCGTGTCGTGAGGCACGCGTCCCGATGCTGACGACCATCGTCCTGGGCGGGCCCCTGGGGAAGCGCTTCGGGCGCGTCTGGAGGCTGGACCTCTCCGTGCCCTCGCCCGCGGAGGCTGTGCGGGCCCTCTCGGCCGTCTGCGACGGCTTCCGCCGCTACCTCGCGGAGAACAGCGAGCCCGGCTACCACGTCTTCGCGGGCAAGCGGGACGTGGGGGAGGGCGACCTGGGCATGCCTACCGGCGCGCGCGTCCTCACCCTCATGCCCGCGCTGGCCGGGGCGAAGTCCGGCTGGTTCCAGGTGGTGGCCGGCGCGGTGCTCATCGCCGCCGGCGCCGTCCTCACCGTCTACGGGTACGGCGCGGGCATGCCCCTCATCACCGCGGGCATCTCCCTGGTGGTGGGGGGCGTCTCGCAGCTCCTCTTCGCCCCGCCCACCGCCACCGGGCCGGACGAGAAGGACGCCAACAAGCCCAGCTACGTCTTCAACGGCCCCGTCAACACGCTCGCCCAGGGCCACCCAGTACCCATCTGCTACGGGGAGATGGAGGTGGGCAGCTGCGTCGTCTCCGCCGGCTTCGTCACCGAGTGGGGCGGTGGTGGCGGCTTCGGCGGCGAGGGTGGCAGCGGGCAGACGGGCCCTGGCGGGGCCGCGCCCGGCGGCGGCACCTGCCCCGCGCCGTGGGTGCCCATCCTCCTGGCGGACGGGCGCGAGGTGCCCGCGAGCGAAGTCGAGGTGGGCATGGTGGTGCGTACCCAGGACGAGGAGACGCTGGCGTGGGGCGTCTTCCCCGTCGTCGCCGCGGAGCGCTCCGCGGGCGTGCGCTGGCTGCTGGAGTTGGAGGACGGCCGACGGCTGGAGGCCACCGGCAACCACCGTGTGCGGACGGAGGACGCCTGGGTGGAACTGCGCCACCTCGCGGCCGGCACGCGGCTGCTGGGCACGTGGCCGGGCGTGGTGCGCCAGGTGACGCGCGGCGAGCATGGCCCCGTGGTGCGCCTCACCGTGGCGGGCGCGCACACCTACGTGTCCAGCGGCATCCTCTCGCACAACGTGAAGAAGGCGGACCCGACGGTGGTGGACTGACATGGGCGGAAGCAGCGGAGGAAAAGGGGAGGGCGGCGCTCAGCGCACCCCCGTTGAGTCCCCCAACACGTTGAAGTCCAGCTCCAAGGCGCGCGTGCTGGACTTGCTGTGCGAGGGGGAGATTGAAGGCCTCGTGGACGGGCTGAAGTCCGTCTACCTGGACGGCGTCGCCATCCAGAATCCCGACGGAACCAACAACTTCACGGGCGTCACTCTCTACGATGTGAAGGGCACTCAGTCCCAGGAGTACATCCCCGGCTTCCCCTCAGCTGAGTCCGAGCACTCCGTGGGCGTGGAGGTGAAGCACGCCACGCCGGTGGTGCGCACGGTGACGGATCCGGAGGTGGATGCCGTGCGCATCACCCTCCAGGTGCCCCAACTGACCTACCAGGATCCGATGACAGGCGACTTGAAACCCACCAGCGTTCTGGTTTCCATCGCCGTGCAGAGCAATGGCGGCGGGTACGTGGTGCAATCCTTCCAGGACGCCGAGCTCTTCCGCGGGAAGTGCACCAGCCCCTATGAGCGCACCTTCCGCGTGGAGCTGACGGGCTCGCCGCCATGGGACATCCGCGTCACGCGCGTCACTGCGGACGCCAGCAGCGTGACGACGCAGAACAAGGTCATCTGGAAGTCCTACGCGACGCTGCTGGACGAGAAGCTCAGCTTCCCCAACACCGCGCTGTGTGCGTTGCAGGTGGCGGCCAGCCAGTTCAGCACCATCCCCACGCGCAGCTACCGGATTCGCGGGCTGCGGGTGCGCGTGCCCAGCAACTACGACCCCGCGGCCCGGACGTACGAAGGCACCTGGGACGGCACGTGGAAGGTGGCCTGGACCGACAACCCGGCCTGGTGCTTCTACGACTTGCTCACCACGAAGCGCTACGGCCTGGGCCGCTACCTCAACGAGGCCGCGGTAGACAAATGGGGTCTCTACACGGTGGCGAAGTACTGCGACGAGTACGTCCCGTCCGGCACCCCGAAGCGCGCCGCCCTCGCTGCCTCCAACCTCTCTCTCGGCGTGGAGGACACGCTGCGCCGGTACTTCCGCAGCTCGGGCGGGCTCCTCGCCCTTGGCCTGCAGCCTGGCGACGAGGTGGTGTTTTCCGGCTTCGCGAACGCGGCAAACAACGGCCGTGCCACGGTGGAGTCCGTCTCCGACAGCAACATCACCGTCGCGCGGGGCAAGCCCCTGGTGCTGGAGTCCGAGGCGCCGGGGCGGGGCTTCGTCACGCAGGCGCCGACGGAGCCGCGCTTCCGCTGCAACCTCTACCTCCAGACGCAGGAGGACGCGTACAAGGTCATCAACAACCTCGCGTCCGTCTTCCGGGGAATGACGTACTGGGCCTCCGGCGCCGTCTTCGTGGCCCAGGACGCGCCGCGGGACGCCGAGTACCTCTTCACGCCGGCCAACGTGGTGGACGGCCTCTTCACGTACGCGTCCAGCGGTAAGCGCGCCCGGCACACCGTGGCGCTCGTCACGTGGAATGACCCGGACAACCACTTCAAGACGGCGCAGGAGTACGTCACCGACGAGGAGGGCCTCGCCACCTACGGCTACAACCCCACCGAGGTGGTGGCGCTCGGCTGCACCTCGCCGGGCCAGGCGCAGCGCGTGGGCCGGTGGCTCCTCCTCACGGAGAGACTGGAGACGGAGACGGTGACGTTCCGCACCGGCTTCGAGGGGGCCATGCGCAACCCCGGCGCGGTGGTGAAGATTCAGGACCCCTACCGCGCCGGGCGCCGGTGGGGCGGCCGCGTGGTGGCCGCCACCGCCAGCCAGGTGGAGCTCGATGCGGACGTCACCCTTGAGTCCGGGAAGACATACGCCCTCTCAGCGGTGCTGCCGGACGGCACCGTGGAGGAGCGTCCGCTGGCTGCGCTCGCGCCGGCGCCATACCGCGCCCTCACCGTGGAGACGCCCTTCTCGTCCGCCCCCCAGCCCCAGGCCGTCTGGGTGCTGGCCGCGTCCGACTTGACGCCCACCCTCTGGCGCATCCTCAACGTGGCGGAGGTGGAGCCGCACCTCTACGAAATCACCGCGCTGCGCCATGAGCCGGGGAAGTACGCGGAGGTGGAGTACGGGGTGAAGCTTCAGCCGCTTCCCACGTCCGTGCTGCCCTCGTCCGCGCCGCCCGCGGGCCTGGCGGTGGGCGAGTCGCTGTACAAGACGACGAATGGCGGCGTGAAAGTCATGGTGACGGCCCGGTGGACGCAGGTGGCCACCGCCACCGAGTACCGGGTGCGCTGGCAGCGCGAGGGCGGCAACTGGACGTCGGAGACGCCGGTGCAGACGCACTACTGGGAGCTTCTGGACTGCCTGCCGGGCGCGTACACCGTGCAGGTGGCCGCCGTCCTCAACGGCCT
This genomic interval carries:
- a CDS encoding C40 family peptidase, with translation MSDPCRLTLANDVLCAALAHAQADYPRESCGLVVLVDGAQRYRPCRNLAAGQAHFVLSPEDYARAEGEGEVVAVVHSHPNAAPEPSEADRVMMERWGLPWLILNVPVGHWRLCYPDGYRPPLVGRTFSHGVLDCYSLIQDYYRERLVLTLPDFERPDDWWAKGGNLYLEGFGRAGFVDVTGQPPREHDVLLMQLRAPVPNHAGVYLGGDVLLHHVMGRLSGRETYSGFWARITQRVVRHASRC
- a CDS encoding host specificity protein J gives rise to the protein MKSSSKARVLDLLCEGEIEGLVDGLKSVYLDGVAIQNPDGTNNFTGVTLYDVKGTQSQEYIPGFPSAESEHSVGVEVKHATPVVRTVTDPEVDAVRITLQVPQLTYQDPMTGDLKPTSVLVSIAVQSNGGGYVVQSFQDAELFRGKCTSPYERTFRVELTGSPPWDIRVTRVTADASSVTTQNKVIWKSYATLLDEKLSFPNTALCALQVAASQFSTIPTRSYRIRGLRVRVPSNYDPAARTYEGTWDGTWKVAWTDNPAWCFYDLLTTKRYGLGRYLNEAAVDKWGLYTVAKYCDEYVPSGTPKRAALAASNLSLGVEDTLRRYFRSSGGLLALGLQPGDEVVFSGFANAANNGRATVESVSDSNITVARGKPLVLESEAPGRGFVTQAPTEPRFRCNLYLQTQEDAYKVINNLASVFRGMTYWASGAVFVAQDAPRDAEYLFTPANVVDGLFTYASSGKRARHTVALVTWNDPDNHFKTAQEYVTDEEGLATYGYNPTEVVALGCTSPGQAQRVGRWLLLTERLETETVTFRTGFEGAMRNPGAVVKIQDPYRAGRRWGGRVVAATASQVELDADVTLESGKTYALSAVLPDGTVEERPLAALAPAPYRALTVETPFSSAPQPQAVWVLAASDLTPTLWRILNVAEVEPHLYEITALRHEPGKYAEVEYGVKLQPLPTSVLPSSAPPAGLAVGESLYKTTNGGVKVMVTARWTQVATATEYRVRWQREGGNWTSETPVQTHYWELLDCLPGAYTVQVAAVLNGLVTTYASASYTVQGKAAPPSNVTGLSYTLNGNTATLRWAEVPDLDRDTYELRYGSSWETGSPIGKVRATTHEWALPAPGVNHLVHLKAIDTSGNPSTSAASVLVVSAPTVPATLTLGISSTPPP